A window from Neoarius graeffei isolate fNeoGra1 chromosome 14, fNeoGra1.pri, whole genome shotgun sequence encodes these proteins:
- the hcar1-4 gene encoding hydroxycarboxylic acid receptor 3, producing the protein MLDNMTNNSSCMEAESLVASALTPMLILDFILGLPGNVLALYLLAFKAPWKPANIYLLNMVVADVLLLIALLFRIDSVLRGRWIFGDPFCRIHFFMLSVNQSASIAFMTVLVVDRFYRIVYPHHPVCHLSIQNTVKVACGVWVVVVTLCIPLLVTRRLRSSGNSSVLLCQNIDIWTDTGAGMRVHNSLQMIEFAVAFLLVVFSSVRIYYHILGNRKLREHRRVKRTIYLLLTVLIMFTFCFLPNYITGFVAFFLGDVSTCSSYIAVGQVFSITLCIVFLNSALDQLLYIFSSAYYRDTLKETSNSTGLTKFRLSVKETRSPRRF; encoded by the coding sequence ATGCTGGACAACATGACCAACAACAGCAGTTGTATGGAAGCTGAGAGCCTTGTTGCTTCTGCGTTAACCCCCATGTTGATCTTGGACTTCATTTTGGGCTTGCCGGGAAACGTCCTAGCATTATATCTCCTTGCCTTTAAGGCTCCATGGAAGCCGGCCAATATTTACCTCCTCAACATGGTGGTGGCTGATGTCCTGCTGCTCATTGCCCTTCTCTTTCGCATCGACAGTGTGCTGCGTGGGAGATGGATTTTTGGAGATCCCTTTTGCCGCATCCACTTCTTCATGCTGTCAGTAAACCAGTCAGCAAGCATTGCTTTCATGACTGTTTTGGTAGTGGATCGCTTCTACAGGATAGTTTACCCACACCATCCTGTTTGTCACCTGAGCATTCAGAACACAGTAAAGGTGGCCTGTGGAGTCTGGGTAGTTGTGGTGACCCTTTGCATTCCTCTGCTCGTGACTCGACGACTGAGATCATCTGGAAACTCATCTGTTTTACTTTGCCAAAATATTGATATATGGACAGACACTGGAGCAGGCATGAGGGTTCATAATTCACTTCAGATGATAGAGTTTGCTGTAGCTTTCCTGTTAGTAGTCTTTTCTTCTGTGCGTATCTATTACCACATTCTGGGTAACAGGAAGCTCAGAGAGCATCGAAGAGTGAAACGGACCATCTACTTACTTTTGACTGTTCTGATCATGTTCACCTTTTGCTTCCTGCCCAATTACATCACAGGCTTTGTGGCTTTCTTCCTCGGAGATGTCTCCACATGCTCCTCGTACATAGCTGTGGGTCAAGTGTTTAGTATTACTTTATGCATTGTGTTTTTAAACAGTGCCCTGGACCAGCTTCTGTACATTTTTTCAAGTGCATACTACCGAGACACCCTAAAAGAAACATCTAACTCTACAGGGCTCACCAAGTTTCGACTAAGTGTTAAGGAAACCAGATCTCCAAgacgattttga